The Erythrobacter litoralis HTCC2594 nucleotide sequence CGTCGATCTGGATTCGATCGAGGCCGGTGTCGTCGGCCGGGACGACCCGCTGTTCCGCCAGGCAAAATCGCAATTCGGGCAGACTTTCGGCCAGGAATATGGCGAGCAGTTGCGGCTTGCGATCCGCAACGACGTCACCATCGAGCGCAACGAAGCTGCCATCGAAGCAGTCCGCCGTCAGCTCACCGGCGAAGCCCAGCAATAGGAGGCGGCAACTGTCTGGCGCGGGCCTCCATAATCGCGATGCCGCGCTGGGGCAGCTCGCTGGCGGTGCGCCCGCGCTGGTGTGGCGCGAAGTGGTTGCCGATACCGAAACGCCGGTTGGTGCCGCCTTGAAGCTGATCGAACCCGAGCGGGGGGATTTCCTGCTGGAATCGGTCGAGGGCGGCGAAGTACGCGGACGCTACAGCTTGCTCGGGCTCGACCCGGACCTCGTGTTCCGCGCCCGCGCCGAGGAGGGCGAAATCAACCGCCTGTGGCAACATGATCGGGCTGCCTTTATCCCCGTCGATGGGAGGAGCCTCGACGCCCTGCGAGCGCTGATCGAAGAGTGTCGCATCGACGTGCCGGACGGTCTTCCCCCCGCCCTCGCCTGCCTCGTCGGCTATTTCGCCTATGAAACGATCGGCCAGGTCGAGGTCCTGCCCCGCGCGCCGGAGAGCGAACTCGATTTGCCGGACATGGTGTTCACCCGGCCGACGCTGCTGCTCGTGTTCGATTCTCTCACCGACAATCTCTTCATCATCGCGCCGTTGTGGCCATCGAGTGGTGATCCGCAAGCGGCGATCGAGCGCGCGGGCGAGAGAATCGACCACACACTGCGCTGTCTCGCGTCCCCCGATGTCAGCGAAGTGGCCGCGGACGATTTTCCCGAACTGAATCTGACTCCGCGAATGGCCGAGGACCAGTATTCCTCGATGGTGGCGAAGGCGAAAGAGTATATCACCGCAGGCGACATCTTTCAGGTCGTGCTGGCGCAGCGGTTCACCTGTCCCTTTCCGCTACCACCGCTGGCGCTCTATCGTGCGCTGCGCCGCGTCAATCCCTCGCCGTTTCTCTATTTTCTCGACCTGCCCGGTTTTGCGGTCGTTGGCTCGAGCCCGGAAATTCTCGTGCGTCTGCGCGATGGCGAGGTCACGATCCGGCCCATCGCCGGGACCCGCCCGCGCGGCGCGACGCCGGAAGCCGATCGCGAGGCGGAGGCGAGCCTGCTTGCCGATGCCAAGGAGCGTGCCGAGCACCTGATGCTGCTCGATCTGGGGCGCAATGATGTCGGGCGGGTCGCCGCCAAGGGCACAGTCGAAGTGACCGACAGTTTCACCGTCGAGCGCTACAGCCATGTGATGCACATCGTCAGCAATGTTGTCGGACAACTCGATCCGGCCAAGGACGCGCTCGATGCGCTGTTTGCGGGCTTTCCCGCAGGCACCGTCAGCGGCGCGCCCAAGATCCGTGCCTGCGAGATCATTGCCGAACTGGAGCCCGAAACGCGCGGTCCCTATGCGGGCGGCGTGGGCTATTTCGCGCCCGACGGCAGCTTCGACAGCTGCATCGTGCTGCGCACTGCAGTCCTCAAAGACGGTATGATGCATGTGCAGGCGGGCGCTGGTATCGTCGCCGACAGCGATCCCGCCTATGAACAGCGTGAATGCGAGGCCAAGGCGGGCGCCCTGATCGCTGCCGCCCGCGAAGCCGCCCGTGTCGCCAGCGAACCCGGATTTGGACAGTGAATTACAGAATACCCTATGTCGCCCTCGCCCTGGCCCTCGCCGCCTGCGGACAGCAAGTCGAAGGCGATCCGGTAACCGTGATCGAATTTGGCGAGGATGGCGAGACGATCACCCGCGTCGAAGGCGATGATACGGAGGAAGTGGTCGCCGGGCCGACCTCCAATGTCGCGGCGGAAAGCGCGTGCGAACGGCTGACATTCCAGGAAGTGGTGCTGACCCATTGCGTCGCCGTGCCCGCCAAGCACCGCATCACAACCGTCCTCGGTCCGCCGCATCGCAGCTTCGCCAAGCTCGCGGAAGGGCGCAGCAGCGCGCCAGTCTTCGCGGTCAATGCCGGCATGTTCGACGGCGACGGCAAGCCGATCGGCTATTACGTCGAAGACAGCGAGCGATTGCAGGCGCTCAACACGAATGACGGCGCGGGCAATTTCCACCTGAAGCCGAACGGCGTGTTCTACGGCTCCAACGGCGAATGGCGCGTGCGCACGACCGAAAGCTTCCTCGCCAATGTCTCCGACCGCCCGCAATTCGGTACTCAGAGTGGCCCGATGCTGCTGATCGACGGTAAGCTGCACCCGGAAATCTCCGAAGACGGCCCCTCGCGCCAAATTCGCAACGGCGTCGGCGTCGACCGCCAGGGCCGCGCGCATTTCGTCATCAGCGAAGGTCCGATCAGCTTCGGCAAGTTCGCCCGCTTCTTCCGCGACGTGGCGAATACCCCGAACGCGCTCTATCTCGACGGCAATGTCTCAGGCCTATGGGACCCGGCGAACGACCGCATGGATGCCCGCGCGCCGATCGGCCCGATGATCGTGGTGGAGACCAGGTAATGGCGAACAGCAATATGCTCGATTACAAACGCACGCTCTATCCCGAGATCGAGCCTTACGAGACCGGCATGCTCGATGTCGGCGAAGGCCATCAGCTCTATTACGAGCGCGTCGGCACACCGGGCGCCAAGCCGGCGGTGTTCCTGCATGGCGGGCCGGGCGGCGGTATGGCACCCTCGCATCGCCGCCAGTGGGACCCCGAGCTCTACGACGTGCTGCTGTTCGACCAGCGCGGTTGCGGCAAGTCGCTACCCTTTGCGGAAATCGAGCACAACGACACCTGGCGCATCGTCGCCGATATCGAGCGCCTGCGCGAAATGTGCGGCCACGAGGCGTGGCAGGTCTTCGGCGGAAGCTGGGGCGCGACGCTGGCGCTGGCCTACGCCCAGAAACATCCCGAACGCACCACCGAGATCGTGCTGCGCGGGGTTTTCCTCGCCCGGCAGAACGAGAAGAGCTGGCTTTACCAGTACGGGGCGAGCGAGATCATGGCCGAGCAGTGGGACGAATTCTCTGGCCATATTCCCGAGGCCGAACGCGACGACCTGGTCCAGGCTTATTATGCGCGCCTGACGAGCGACGACGAGCCAACGCGGCTGGCAGCGGCCAAGCAATGGTCCTTGTGGGAAGGAACCGTCGCAACCTTGCTGCCCAATGCGGACTTGCTGGCGGATTTCGAGGATCCGGCGAAAGCCGTGCCCTTCGCCCGCATCTGCGCGCGTTTCTTCCTCGAGAACTTCTATCTCGAGGAAGGGCAATTGCTGCGCGACATGCAGAGCATCGGGCATATCCCGACCATCATCGTGCAGGGCCGCCACGACATCTGCACCCCGCCGGGTGCGGCATGGGCGGTCAAGAAAGCGCATCCGGCAGCCGAGCTGTGGATGGTGCACGACGCAGGCCACAGCGCAAGCGAACCGGGGATCGTGGACGGTCTGGTGCGCGCAACGGATCAATTTGCCGATAAGTCAAAGTGAAGAAAGCACGCCACAAAATCTCGCCGGAGAACTTTCCACCATATGCTTTTGCATTCTATGGGGTTGCGATTGACGAGGCAGCACGCTTGGCTGTTCGTTCTTTCATGGACTACTCTGACGCAATTGAAGACGGCGCATCGCCTTCAGAAGCTGCTGGATTGCTACACGATGCCATCAATCATTGCGCAGCGGTTTCGAGGTTTTTCTGGCCCTCACCAAAGGCTGGTGCAGTTGCGAGATACCGAGGGGAAAAGCTTCGTGAACTCTACAAAATTGACGATGCGTCGCCTCTAAATGATCGCAATTTGCGCAATTCTCTAGAACACCATGACGAGAGAATTGACCGATGGATCGCATTTGACCCCGTGGGACCGATAATACCCGGGCCAATCTTTGCATCGCATACTATCACAGATGAACAATTGGGACATGCATTCAAGGTGATAGACCGCGATGAGGAGGTCTATGTTGTGATGGGAAAGAAGTTCAAATATGCGCCCCTTTCACACGCCATTGCAGAGATCTGTCTTAGAGAGGACTGTATCTAGTCCATGATCCTCGTCATCGACAATTACGACAGTTTCACTTTCAATCTCGTCCATTACCTGATGGAACTGGGGGCAGAGGTGCGGGTCGAGCGCAATGACGCGCTGACAGCTGCGGACGCGATCGCCAGCGGCGCGAAGGGCATTCTCATCTCTCCCGGTCCCTGCACGCCCGATGAAGCGGGGATCAGCCTCGATCTCGTGGGCGCCTGCGCGGATGCCGATATGCCGCTCCTCGGGGTGTGCCTCGGGCATCAGGCAATCGGCCAGTATTTTGGCGGGCGCGTCGTGCAGGGCGGCTTGATGCATGGTAAGACCTCACCCGTCACGCACGACGACAGCGGCGTTTTCGCTGGCTTGCCCTCGCCCTTCACCGCTACCCGCTATCATTCGTTGGTGGTGCAAGACATTCCCGAGGTTCTCACCGTCAATGCAACCAGCGAAACACCCGGCCTCGACGGCACCATGGTGATGGGTTTCCGGCACCGGGACCTGCCCATCCACGGCGTGCAGTTCCACCCGGAAAGCATCGCCACCGAGCACGGCCATGACCTGCTTGCCAACTTCCTGTCGCTGTGCGGCATTTCCCCTGCCCGCACAGAAAAGGCACCCGCATGAAAACCCTCCCCCTCGCCGTCCCGCATATGAGCCAGGACGAGGCCGAAGAGGTGTTCGGCTGGATCCTCGACGGCGAAGCCTCGGAAGAGGAAATCGCGCGCTTCCTGCTCGCCATGACCGAGCGGAGCGAGACGGCGGACGAAATCGCCGGGGCGGCGCGCGCCTTGCGGGATCGGCTCATCCCCGTCGAAGCGCCCGAAGGTGCCGTCGATTGCTGCGGCACCGGCGGCGACGGGCATCACACGCTCAATGTCTCGACTGCCGTGAGCCTGGTGGTAGCCGCGGCAGGCGTGCCGGTCGCCAAGCACGGCAACCGCGCGGCGTCGTCGAAATCCGGCGCTGCCGACACGCTCGAAGCGCTCGGCCTCGACATGGAGGCCGTTGGTCGCACGGCGGAGAAGACACTCGCCGAGATCGGCATCTGTTTTCTGTTCGCCAAGAACCACCACCCGGCGATGGG carries:
- a CDS encoding phosphodiester glycosidase family protein, whose protein sequence is MNYRIPYVALALALAACGQQVEGDPVTVIEFGEDGETITRVEGDDTEEVVAGPTSNVAAESACERLTFQEVVLTHCVAVPAKHRITTVLGPPHRSFAKLAEGRSSAPVFAVNAGMFDGDGKPIGYYVEDSERLQALNTNDGAGNFHLKPNGVFYGSNGEWRVRTTESFLANVSDRPQFGTQSGPMLLIDGKLHPEISEDGPSRQIRNGVGVDRQGRAHFVISEGPISFGKFARFFRDVANTPNALYLDGNVSGLWDPANDRMDARAPIGPMIVVETR
- a CDS encoding anthranilate synthase component II — its product is MILVIDNYDSFTFNLVHYLMELGAEVRVERNDALTAADAIASGAKGILISPGPCTPDEAGISLDLVGACADADMPLLGVCLGHQAIGQYFGGRVVQGGLMHGKTSPVTHDDSGVFAGLPSPFTATRYHSLVVQDIPEVLTVNATSETPGLDGTMVMGFRHRDLPIHGVQFHPESIATEHGHDLLANFLSLCGISPARTEKAPA
- the trpE gene encoding anthranilate synthase component I, which codes for MWREVVADTETPVGAALKLIEPERGDFLLESVEGGEVRGRYSLLGLDPDLVFRARAEEGEINRLWQHDRAAFIPVDGRSLDALRALIEECRIDVPDGLPPALACLVGYFAYETIGQVEVLPRAPESELDLPDMVFTRPTLLLVFDSLTDNLFIIAPLWPSSGDPQAAIERAGERIDHTLRCLASPDVSEVAADDFPELNLTPRMAEDQYSSMVAKAKEYITAGDIFQVVLAQRFTCPFPLPPLALYRALRRVNPSPFLYFLDLPGFAVVGSSPEILVRLRDGEVTIRPIAGTRPRGATPEADREAEASLLADAKERAEHLMLLDLGRNDVGRVAAKGTVEVTDSFTVERYSHVMHIVSNVVGQLDPAKDALDALFAGFPAGTVSGAPKIRACEIIAELEPETRGPYAGGVGYFAPDGSFDSCIVLRTAVLKDGMMHVQAGAGIVADSDPAYEQRECEAKAGALIAAAREAARVASEPGFGQ
- the pip gene encoding prolyl aminopeptidase; this translates as MANSNMLDYKRTLYPEIEPYETGMLDVGEGHQLYYERVGTPGAKPAVFLHGGPGGGMAPSHRRQWDPELYDVLLFDQRGCGKSLPFAEIEHNDTWRIVADIERLREMCGHEAWQVFGGSWGATLALAYAQKHPERTTEIVLRGVFLARQNEKSWLYQYGASEIMAEQWDEFSGHIPEAERDDLVQAYYARLTSDDEPTRLAAAKQWSLWEGTVATLLPNADLLADFEDPAKAVPFARICARFFLENFYLEEGQLLRDMQSIGHIPTIIVQGRHDICTPPGAAWAVKKAHPAAELWMVHDAGHSASEPGIVDGLVRATDQFADKSK